One Mesorhizobium sp. L-2-11 genomic region harbors:
- a CDS encoding NAD(P)-dependent alcohol dehydrogenase, which translates to MKAARLYEYDPHMNVQLRIEEVKAPTITAPDEVIVRVGAAGLCRTDLHIIEGVWKPTMDPEGTLLPYIMGHENAGWVEEVGSGVRSVKRGDAVICHPFRSCGICLNCRHGEDMYCDNGQFPGLGMNGGFAEYFITSERSLIKLNANVTPIEVAPLADAGITAYRAARRAAKLLRPGSYCVLLGIGGLGHIALQSLHAISGCRIIAVDREPAAQVLAKDLGADYVLDGGPNIVEEVSQITGGGAHVVIDFVGELGVENICWKMVRKGGQLFVVGYGGNINVPTAHLVIEEINIGGSLVGNFTELVELMELNADGKVKMHYTEYNLASINTALDDFKNRRFTGRGVIVP; encoded by the coding sequence ATGAAAGCCGCCAGACTGTACGAATACGATCCGCATATGAACGTCCAGCTCAGGATCGAGGAGGTCAAGGCGCCGACGATCACCGCCCCGGACGAGGTGATCGTGCGGGTAGGTGCTGCCGGTCTGTGCCGCACCGATCTCCACATCATAGAAGGTGTGTGGAAGCCTACCATGGACCCCGAAGGCACGCTGTTGCCCTACATCATGGGCCACGAGAATGCCGGCTGGGTCGAGGAGGTCGGCAGCGGCGTCAGATCGGTGAAGCGCGGCGACGCGGTGATCTGCCATCCCTTCCGCTCGTGCGGCATCTGCCTCAACTGCCGGCACGGCGAGGACATGTACTGCGACAACGGCCAGTTTCCTGGCCTTGGCATGAATGGTGGCTTCGCCGAGTACTTCATCACCAGCGAACGCTCGCTGATCAAGCTGAATGCCAATGTGACGCCGATCGAAGTGGCGCCGCTTGCCGATGCCGGCATCACCGCCTACCGCGCCGCCAGGCGCGCCGCCAAACTGCTGCGGCCGGGGAGCTACTGCGTACTGCTCGGCATTGGCGGGCTCGGCCATATCGCGTTGCAATCATTGCACGCGATCTCGGGCTGCCGCATCATCGCCGTCGATCGCGAGCCGGCAGCACAGGTGCTGGCCAAGGATCTTGGCGCCGACTACGTCCTTGATGGCGGGCCGAACATCGTCGAGGAGGTCAGCCAGATCACCGGCGGCGGCGCCCATGTGGTGATCGACTTCGTCGGTGAACTCGGTGTCGAGAACATCTGCTGGAAGATGGTGCGCAAGGGCGGGCAACTGTTCGTCGTCGGCTATGGCGGCAATATCAACGTGCCGACCGCGCATCTGGTCATAGAGGAGATCAACATCGGCGGCAGCCTGGTAGGCAATTTCACCGAGCTTGTCGAACTGATGGAGCTCAACGCCGACGGCAAGGTGAAGATGCACTACACCGAATACAATCTCGCCAGCATCAACACCGCCCTCGACGATTTCAAGAACCGGCGGTTCACCGGCCGCGGCGTCATCGTGCCCTGA
- the groEL gene encoding molecular chaperone GroEL, with product MPKIMLHNSDARRALARGVFRLAAAVEPTLGPKGMNAMIDRPIGTPMVTRDGVSIASEIELHDRFENMGAQVVREVSMQTNEVAGDGTTTAIVLANALIQGGVEANERGVKSVDLCKGIDLAVAAVVAALKASAKPAKGNGILASVANIAATDAKLGALVAEAHQRVGAEGVITTDFSVTTETTLDVVEGMSFERGYLSHHMVTDQEKMEAVLERPYILMTDLKIKEPEALENVRRIANEAGRPLLIVSEEMSPEVVVTLLGKQGPGKYLVVHPPEYGHWRKAMMEDLAIITGGKVIARDLGGRLEDITVDDLGTADRVKTSSSYTSIIRGGGDHAAIASRRAQVQRQYEASPPNIDQDKLRERLAKLSGGTAILYAGGVTPVEQKRTIQLIEDSLNAVRAASEEGVVAGGGSALAQIAPLLDKMAAGVDGDVAEGVRLVRSVLSRPLWRIAANAGADPEVVVAEVTRINGGYGYNASAGSYQDMFEAGIIDPVRVTYTALANAASVATLILTTETLIGHLAEDEDPTAGPARGGGSEKLGRA from the coding sequence ATGCCCAAAATAATGCTTCACAACTCCGACGCCCGCCGCGCGCTCGCCCGTGGCGTCTTTCGGCTGGCCGCAGCCGTCGAGCCGACGCTCGGCCCCAAAGGCATGAACGCCATGATCGACCGGCCGATCGGCACGCCGATGGTGACCCGTGACGGTGTCAGCATCGCCTCCGAGATCGAATTGCACGACCGTTTCGAAAACATGGGCGCGCAGGTCGTTCGCGAAGTGTCGATGCAAACCAACGAGGTCGCCGGCGACGGTACCACGACTGCCATCGTGCTCGCCAACGCTCTCATCCAGGGCGGTGTGGAGGCGAATGAACGCGGCGTGAAATCCGTCGACCTGTGCAAGGGCATCGACCTTGCCGTTGCTGCGGTGGTGGCCGCGCTCAAGGCCTCGGCCAAGCCGGCAAAGGGGAACGGCATCCTGGCTTCGGTCGCCAATATCGCGGCTACCGATGCCAAGCTTGGCGCACTCGTGGCGGAAGCCCATCAGCGCGTTGGAGCCGAAGGCGTCATCACCACAGACTTCAGCGTCACCACCGAGACCACGCTCGATGTGGTCGAGGGCATGTCCTTCGAACGCGGCTATCTTTCTCATCACATGGTGACTGACCAGGAGAAGATGGAGGCGGTTCTCGAACGGCCTTACATCCTGATGACCGACCTCAAGATCAAGGAACCCGAGGCGCTTGAGAACGTGCGTCGCATCGCCAACGAGGCCGGGCGGCCGTTGCTGATCGTGTCCGAGGAAATGTCGCCGGAAGTTGTGGTGACGCTGCTCGGCAAGCAGGGACCTGGAAAATACCTCGTCGTCCATCCCCCGGAATATGGCCATTGGCGCAAGGCGATGATGGAGGATCTGGCCATCATCACCGGTGGCAAGGTGATCGCGCGCGACCTCGGCGGCCGGCTGGAGGACATCACCGTCGACGATCTCGGAACGGCTGACAGGGTAAAGACCAGTTCGTCCTACACCTCGATCATTCGCGGCGGCGGCGATCATGCAGCAATCGCATCGCGCCGCGCCCAGGTGCAGCGGCAGTATGAAGCCTCGCCGCCGAACATCGACCAAGACAAACTGCGCGAACGCCTGGCCAAGCTCTCGGGCGGCACCGCGATCCTTTATGCCGGCGGTGTCACGCCGGTCGAGCAGAAGCGAACCATTCAGCTCATCGAGGATTCGCTGAATGCGGTGCGCGCCGCGTCCGAAGAGGGCGTGGTCGCCGGCGGCGGCTCGGCGCTTGCCCAGATCGCCCCGTTGCTCGATAAGATGGCGGCCGGTGTCGACGGCGATGTCGCCGAAGGCGTGCGCTTGGTGCGGTCGGTGCTGTCGCGGCCGCTCTGGCGCATCGCCGCCAATGCCGGCGCCGATCCCGAGGTAGTCGTGGCGGAAGTCACGCGCATCAACGGCGGCTACGGCTACAACGCGTCTGCCGGCAGCTACCAGGACATGTTCGAGGCAGGGATCATCGATCCGGTCCGCGTCACCTACACAGCACTCGCCAACGCAGCTTCGGTGGCGACGCTGATCCTGACCACCGAAACGCTGATCGGCCATCTCGCCGAAGACGAGGACCCGACGGCCGGACCAGCTCGCGGTGGCGGCTCCGAAAAGCTCGGCCGCGCCTGA
- a CDS encoding iron-sulfur cluster assembly protein: protein MATAASVSGNREKELWRCLGEVNDPELDEPITEMGFVERAVMTGDGSVEIDFRLPTYWCSPNFAFLMLDGVRKALDQLSWSPAYRVKLHDHMFAEEVNRGMEAGKTFGDIFAELAEDQDLGALGETFRMKAFKRRQEAVLRGLRQHGLTDREILGMDLPAYDVARLEAGEAAKQKPRYRAALIERFPDRRAGDPVFVTWEGQRIPAAALGAHLAELRGVRVNMEFNGALCRGLKQTRYKELDVVDGEPTLVDFIMDRVPARAAPTA, encoded by the coding sequence ATGGCAACCGCCGCCAGCGTTTCTGGCAACCGCGAGAAGGAGCTCTGGCGGTGCCTTGGTGAGGTCAATGACCCCGAGCTCGACGAACCGATTACCGAGATGGGCTTCGTCGAGCGAGCCGTGATGACGGGCGATGGCAGCGTAGAGATAGATTTCCGACTGCCGACCTACTGGTGCTCGCCCAACTTCGCGTTCCTGATGCTGGACGGCGTCCGCAAGGCGCTCGACCAACTCTCATGGTCGCCGGCCTATCGCGTCAAGCTGCACGACCACATGTTCGCGGAAGAGGTCAATCGCGGCATGGAAGCCGGCAAGACATTCGGCGATATTTTCGCTGAACTTGCCGAGGATCAGGATCTCGGCGCCTTGGGCGAAACCTTCAGGATGAAGGCGTTCAAGCGACGCCAGGAGGCAGTCTTGCGAGGCCTCCGGCAGCACGGTCTGACAGATCGGGAAATCCTCGGCATGGACCTGCCGGCATACGACGTCGCGCGGCTCGAGGCGGGCGAAGCGGCCAAACAGAAGCCGAGATACCGGGCGGCTCTGATCGAGCGTTTTCCCGACCGCCGGGCGGGTGATCCGGTCTTCGTGACCTGGGAAGGGCAACGCATACCGGCGGCCGCACTCGGCGCCCATCTCGCTGAACTGCGCGGTGTGCGCGTCAATATGGAGTTCAACGGCGCGCTTTGCCGTGGGCTCAAGCAGACCAGATACAAGGAACTGGATGTGGTCGACGGCGAACCGACACTGGTCGATTTCATCATGGATCGCGTGCCGGCACGAGCCGCGCCGACCGCCTGA